One Nitrospirota bacterium DNA segment encodes these proteins:
- a CDS encoding WbuC family cupin fold metalloprotein → MSDAEYPATAHIRRIDQALLDRVTAEAARHPRLRMNHNFHQHEEPVQRLLNAVEPGSYVRPHRHVDPPKWEMFVCLRGRGAAVVFDDDGRIVDIHRLDPGRGTYGVEIAAGVWHSIISLAPGSVFLEVKEGPYKPKHTGVFAPWSPAPDDPGVAEFLAALERAASVQ, encoded by the coding sequence ATGAGCGACGCCGAGTACCCCGCGACAGCACACATTCGCCGCATCGATCAAGCACTCCTGGACCGCGTCACTGCCGAGGCGGCGCGCCATCCGCGTCTGCGGATGAACCACAATTTTCACCAACACGAGGAGCCGGTCCAACGCTTGCTCAACGCTGTTGAGCCCGGCAGCTACGTGCGGCCCCACCGCCACGTGGATCCTCCCAAGTGGGAAATGTTCGTCTGCCTGCGAGGCCGAGGGGCCGCGGTGGTCTTTGATGACGACGGCCGGATCGTGGACATTCATCGGCTGGATCCCGGCCGCGGCACCTATGGCGTGGAGATTGCCGCCGGCGTGTGGCACTCGATTATCAGCCTAGCACCGGGTTCGGTGTTTTTAGAAGTGAAGGAGGGCCCGTACAAGCCCAAACACACCGGGGTCTTTGCCCCGTGGTCGCCGGCGCCAGATGATCCGGGCGTCGCCGAGTTCCTGGCTGCGCTGGAACGTGCCGCGTCGGTGCAGTAA